A single region of the Malus sylvestris chromosome 8, drMalSylv7.2, whole genome shotgun sequence genome encodes:
- the LOC126633174 gene encoding cytochrome b-c1 complex subunit 7-2, mitochondrial, translated as MASLLKSLVDPRKNWFARQHMKAVSQRLRHYGLRYDDLYDPYYDLDIKEALSRLPREIVDARNQRLKRAMDLSMKHEYLPEHLQAQQTPFRSYLQEMLALVKREREEREALGALPLYQRTIP; from the exons atgGCGTCGTTGCTGAAATCTTTGGTGGATCCAAGGAAGAACTGGTTCGCCCGCCAGCACATGAAGGCCGTCTCCCAACGCCTCCGCCATTACG GGCTTCGATACGACGATCTGTACGATCCCTACTACGATTTGGACATAAAGGAGGCTCTGAGTCGTCTGCCGAGGGAGATTGTGGACGCTCGTAACCAGCGCCTGAAGCGCGCCATGGACCTCTCCATGAAGCACGAATACCTCCCCGAGCATCTTCAG GCACAGCAAACACCATTCAGGAGCTACCTTCAGGAAATGCTGGCTCTG gtgaagagggagagagaagagcGTGAGGCTTTGGGAGCTTTGCCACTCTATCAGCGCACCATTCCATAA